The Candidatus Malacoplasma girerdii genome has a segment encoding these proteins:
- the phoE gene encoding phosphoglycerate mutase family protein, translated as MKILFIRHPKTQDNHNNVWCGLRDCEISQDGLKQLHNLKNEIKKYQVTKIFTSPCRRAYIVAQELSRVFKLEIHVEQNLIERDFGKLEGLPCNSNDKLLMADFNLNSDLNLGIEKIQDMYLKRVKPFIERIWKESEKNDTIVVISHSWVGRLFAFYFNNEKDFDIITKAPINCKIYEYNVNN; from the coding sequence ATGAAAATTCTTTTCATTAGACACCCTAAAACTCAAGATAATCATAATAATGTTTGGTGTGGTTTAAGAGATTGTGAAATTTCACAAGATGGATTGAAGCAATTACATAACTTGAAGAATGAAATTAAAAAATATCAAGTTACTAAAATTTTTACATCCCCTTGTCGCCGGGCATATATCGTTGCTCAAGAACTATCCAGAGTTTTTAAATTAGAAATCCATGTTGAACAAAATTTAATTGAAAGAGACTTTGGTAAATTAGAAGGGCTGCCTTGCAATAGTAATGACAAATTGTTAATGGCTGACTTTAATTTAAATTCAGATTTAAATCTTGGTATTGAAAAAATTCAAGATATGTATTTAAAAAGAGTTAAACCATTTATTGAAAGGATTTGAAAAGAATCAGAAAAAAACGACACTATTGTGGTTATCTCCCATAGTTGGGTTGGGCGTTTATTTGCTTTTTATTTTAATAATGAAAAAGACTTTGATATTATTACCAAAGCTCCGATTAACTGCAAAATATACGAATATAACGTTAACAATTAA
- the ychF gene encoding GTP-binding protein YchF, which yields MSLSAGIVGLPNVGKSTLFNTITNLRVEAANYPFATIQPNVGVVKVKDQRLIDLANLINPEKITFATCTFVDIAGLVKGASKGEGLGNQFLANIREVDAICHVVRCFKDKDITHVFDTVDPVRDVEIINLELIMADLNVVTKRYSIVAAKHKSGDKSLEKEFNVLTKLKSLLEANKMPKDSDWDKEETLIIKNYNLLTSKPTIYIANIDSDDLNNPESNNNYLKLKEYVLKNTKDKILPISVSMEFEISLLDEKDKQDFISGLGVKEIGIDKLIKTTYDLLGLKTFFTFGKKETRAWTFKSGMTAPQCAGIIHTDFEKGFIRAEIYSYLDLLELKSEVTVKEKGKMHVEGKEYIMQDGDVCLFRFNI from the coding sequence ATGAGTTTATCGGCCGGAATAGTCGGGTTGCCAAATGTTGGTAAATCTACATTGTTTAATACAATCACAAATTTAAGAGTTGAAGCAGCTAATTATCCGTTTGCTACTATTCAACCAAATGTTGGTGTTGTTAAAGTTAAAGATCAAAGATTAATTGATTTAGCTAATTTAATTAATCCGGAAAAAATAACTTTTGCTACATGTACATTTGTTGATATTGCGGGTTTAGTAAAAGGGGCCAGCAAAGGTGAGGGTTTAGGCAACCAATTTTTAGCTAATATTCGCGAAGTTGATGCGATTTGTCATGTTGTAAGATGCTTTAAAGATAAAGATATTACACACGTGTTTGATACTGTAGATCCAGTTCGTGATGTTGAAATTATTAATTTGGAATTAATAATGGCAGATTTAAATGTTGTTACAAAAAGATATTCGATTGTGGCAGCAAAGCATAAATCTGGTGATAAGTCATTAGAAAAAGAATTTAATGTTTTAACTAAACTTAAATCATTATTAGAAGCTAATAAAATGCCAAAAGATAGTGATTGAGACAAAGAAGAAACACTAATTATTAAAAATTACAATTTATTAACATCAAAACCAACAATTTATATAGCAAATATTGATAGTGATGATTTAAATAATCCTGAATCCAACAATAATTATTTGAAATTAAAAGAATATGTTTTAAAAAATACAAAAGACAAGATTCTACCGATATCAGTTAGCATGGAATTTGAAATATCTTTATTAGATGAAAAAGATAAGCAAGATTTTATTAGTGGTTTAGGCGTTAAAGAAATTGGAATTGACAAATTAATTAAAACAACTTACGACTTATTAGGTTTAAAAACATTTTTTACGTTTGGCAAAAAAGAAACAAGAGCATGAACATTCAAAAGTGGAATGACAGCCCCACAATGTGCGGGGATTATTCATACTGATTTTGAAAAGGGTTTCATTCGTGCTGAGATATATTCCTATTTAGATTTACTAGAACTTAAATCTGAAGTTACTGTCAAAGAAAAAGGAAAAATGCATGTTGAAGGCAAAGAATATATCATGCAAGACGGCGATGTTTGTTTGTTTAGATTTAATATTTAA
- a CDS encoding putative helicase: MDKTVLLEKRKNLLNQNKNSNEIFLSRKFINIIQLIDEETLKNFFFNSSVNHIQINKTNIINEIKEKIESIDNLNKLKEFVENELLNITNLPNECNGKELGEWKEKVCKKLIDTRLNQISELIELHNESKIDYFESNIWKLFLSFGILSGVSEYLNKDLLYLNSPIINLEIDVQVNENGIINIFKRNDANIVNNILLINLLETHFETKTSLTNFFNDVEISEEIINKYFNQIASIFPNIQLDEKNKNFSKVSKEKLSRDLGHNVFIKKIFTICLINPIGGKILQDYDQLIENDYEFPVVESVFTENKNNEVYDRDNVWELNNLLNVYQKLAVVNSLYKNTLIYGPPGTGKSEVVISLIANAIISNKNILVVSEKKAALNVIEKRLNNLSNLVMSAFDESTKDVFYERIININKKIIYSNSVELPKRDTRYNEIFDYYQILNQILNYNDITGKNIFDFLKIIKNVDNKKLSENSFIIINLINLCKLNKNFSINEIIEKIKLFISTIKKIKEAFPHIKDYRHIFNKENLKKLLENIKNNPDKKFILLSYIKNEKLINKKPLLTLKSKDEKKIDFDKLTNLINLIIDENIIYISDYEEYQKLFDNCENVNDYISYYLWTKDTKIINFINIINKKVNIDSVIHNYWSEKINIAQKLDQILLDYYAFHLKKQMVESKEFDKKWTELVRKANLLKRPSINKLIKDHYGLLRKIFPIWVLSPLMAASILPLNKDEFDLGVFDESSQLRIEKGLPLIYRCKSSIVSGDDKQLKPTDFFQKINELDEEYVGHLDNVDSLLDKAKSSNWLSFTLMNHYRSTYEELIYFSNRYFYDNQLICITKNKNNKKSIDVIEANGIYNREKGINEIEANLTIKSLLENYEQYNSTLVVTFNLKQAEHIEVLINANATLKNLVENKKLKVCSLENVQGDEADLVIISSTFAKDKNDKFIQNFGPINQNSGMNRINVMISRAKDKIIFIKSMQSSWITNLDNANIKVLHDYIQYIEQLQTDNEILNKLLKHISSIYNEDNNLINEIKTELLNNSNLILEENQYIGTNKIDGVIKDKETNEVKLLLIFDDQEKIKKHFNDKISLITDIDRQKYYEDRNYRTIRINEIEWLINKNIIIEKIKQLSQI, encoded by the coding sequence ATGGATAAAACTGTATTACTTGAAAAAAGAAAAAATCTTTTAAATCAAAACAAGAATTCCAACGAGATTTTCCTTAGTCGTAAATTTATTAATATCATTCAATTAATTGATGAAGAAACATTAAAAAATTTCTTTTTTAATTCAAGTGTTAATCACATTCAAATCAACAAAACAAATATCATTAATGAAATCAAAGAGAAAATTGAATCTATTGATAATTTAAACAAATTGAAAGAATTTGTTGAAAATGAATTATTAAATATTACTAACCTGCCTAATGAATGTAATGGAAAAGAATTAGGCGAATGAAAGGAAAAAGTCTGTAAAAAATTAATTGATACTCGTTTGAATCAAATTTCTGAATTAATTGAACTACATAACGAAAGTAAAATTGATTATTTTGAAAGCAATATCTGAAAACTATTTCTATCTTTTGGAATTTTAAGTGGAGTTAGTGAGTATTTAAACAAGGATTTACTTTACTTAAATTCACCAATTATAAACTTAGAAATTGACGTCCAAGTAAATGAAAATGGAATCATAAATATTTTTAAAAGAAATGATGCAAACATTGTTAATAATATTCTTTTAATCAACTTGTTGGAAACACATTTTGAAACAAAAACAAGCTTAACAAATTTTTTTAATGATGTAGAAATAAGTGAAGAAATTATTAACAAGTATTTTAATCAAATTGCTAGTATTTTTCCTAATATTCAATTAGATGAAAAAAACAAAAACTTTTCAAAAGTTAGTAAAGAAAAATTAAGCAGAGACCTTGGTCATAATGTTTTTATTAAGAAAATATTTACTATATGTTTAATTAATCCAATTGGTGGAAAAATTTTACAAGATTACGACCAATTAATTGAAAATGATTATGAATTTCCAGTTGTTGAATCGGTGTTTACTGAAAACAAAAACAACGAAGTTTATGATAGGGATAATGTTTGAGAATTAAACAATCTATTAAATGTTTATCAAAAATTAGCAGTAGTCAATTCTTTATACAAAAACACATTAATTTATGGTCCTCCTGGTACTGGTAAATCAGAAGTAGTAATATCACTAATTGCAAACGCAATTATTAGTAATAAAAACATTTTGGTTGTCAGTGAAAAGAAGGCAGCACTTAACGTCATTGAAAAAAGACTTAATAACTTAAGTAATTTAGTAATGTCGGCTTTTGATGAAAGTACCAAAGATGTTTTTTATGAGCGAATAATTAACATCAATAAAAAAATTATTTATTCCAATTCAGTTGAACTACCGAAAAGAGACACAAGATATAACGAAATTTTTGATTACTATCAAATATTAAATCAAATATTAAATTACAATGACATTACTGGAAAAAACATTTTCGATTTTTTAAAAATCATTAAAAATGTTGATAATAAAAAATTGAGTGAAAACTCGTTTATTATTATTAATTTAATTAATTTATGTAAATTGAATAAGAATTTTTCAATTAATGAAATAATTGAAAAAATCAAATTATTTATTTCGACAATTAAAAAAATTAAAGAAGCCTTTCCTCACATCAAAGATTATCGGCACATTTTTAATAAAGAAAATCTAAAAAAATTACTAGAAAATATTAAAAATAACCCCGATAAGAAATTTATTCTTTTAAGTTATATTAAAAACGAAAAGTTAATAAATAAAAAACCACTATTAACACTCAAATCAAAAGATGAGAAAAAAATTGATTTTGATAAATTAACCAATCTAATTAACTTAATTATTGATGAAAACATTATTTACATTAGTGATTATGAAGAATACCAAAAGCTATTTGATAATTGTGAAAACGTTAATGATTACATTTCATATTATTTATGAACAAAAGATACAAAAATTATAAACTTCATTAATATTATTAATAAAAAAGTTAATATTGATTCTGTTATTCATAATTACTGAAGCGAAAAAATAAATATCGCTCAAAAACTAGATCAAATTCTTTTAGATTATTATGCTTTTCACTTAAAGAAACAAATGGTGGAATCTAAAGAATTTGATAAAAAATGGACCGAATTAGTTCGTAAAGCAAATTTATTAAAAAGACCGTCAATAAACAAATTAATTAAAGATCATTATGGTTTATTAAGAAAAATATTTCCAATATGAGTTTTATCACCGTTAATGGCAGCATCTATTTTGCCATTAAATAAAGATGAGTTTGATTTAGGTGTTTTTGACGAATCATCACAATTACGAATTGAAAAAGGATTGCCATTAATTTACCGTTGCAAATCTTCAATTGTTTCAGGAGATGACAAACAACTGAAACCAACTGATTTCTTTCAAAAAATTAATGAATTAGATGAAGAATATGTTGGGCATTTAGATAATGTTGATTCATTGTTAGATAAAGCCAAATCATCCAATTGATTAAGTTTCACATTAATGAATCACTATCGTTCAACTTATGAAGAACTAATTTATTTTTCAAATCGTTATTTTTACGATAATCAATTAATTTGCATTACTAAAAATAAAAACAATAAAAAATCAATTGATGTTATTGAAGCTAATGGAATTTATAATCGTGAAAAAGGAATTAATGAAATTGAAGCTAATTTAACAATCAAAAGTTTATTAGAAAACTATGAACAATATAATTCAACTCTTGTGGTTACATTTAATCTAAAGCAAGCTGAACATATTGAAGTTTTAATAAACGCTAATGCAACTCTTAAAAATTTAGTTGAAAATAAGAAACTAAAAGTTTGTAGTTTGGAAAACGTTCAAGGTGACGAAGCAGATTTAGTTATTATCAGTTCTACTTTTGCTAAGGATAAAAATGATAAATTTATTCAAAACTTCGGTCCGATTAATCAAAACTCGGGAATGAATCGAATTAATGTAATGATAAGTCGAGCGAAAGACAAAATTATTTTCATTAAATCAATGCAATCAAGCTGAATTACTAATTTAGATAATGCAAACATTAAAGTATTACATGACTATATTCAATACATTGAACAATTACAAACCGATAACGAAATATTAAATAAATTATTAAAACACATTAGTTCAATATATAACGAAGATAACAATTTAATTAACGAAATTAAAACTGAATTATTGAATAATTCAAATTTAATATTAGAAGAAAACCAATATATTGGAACCAATAAAATTGATGGTGTAATTAAAGACAAAGAAACTAATGAAGTTAAATTATTATTAATCTTTGACGATCAAGAAAAAATAAAAAAACATTTTAATGACAAAATTAGTTTGATTACTGATATTGATCGCCAAAAATATTACGAAGATCGAAATTATCGAACCATAAGAATTAATGAAATTGAGTGATTAATTAATAAAAATATTATTATTGAAAAAATAAAGCAATTATCGCAAATATAA
- the dnaN gene encoding DNA polymerase III subunit beta, protein MNFKIKTSTLRNNLILSLLTTDSTTINPFFSSILIDVKEDEIDLISTNFKHSSLIKITDNFKVNNIGKVLIKGRTLFDIIDKISSNDISIEKNDEKSLQISSNNFSCELNLLDAENYPMIEFEHEGWIQFTLSVEWINKISNKLNNFTVNSTSKIGPMTGFSFDTTHRDNLLEVLATNSHHLGYLNFEQQLPKFLIIIDPETLKFIISIVSNKNKIKEITFFTNKQKIIFEIEGNWYRSTLIDGEYPTHYKVIENERKYQISFKKNELNEALKIASVVATSNDINKKPSIQLKITPKTLEVSTRTMQLGSTFQEVNLITSNVDVNFEFILNINYLEHILKALDTDVINLEFNESNKSLIFKNQNDNSAAYLVLPIRF, encoded by the coding sequence ATGAATTTCAAAATTAAAACATCTACATTAAGAAATAATTTAATTCTTTCACTATTAACTACAGATTCAACAACAATCAATCCATTTTTTTCTTCAATTTTAATTGATGTTAAAGAAGATGAAATAGATTTAATTAGTACAAACTTCAAACATTCAAGTCTAATAAAAATAACTGATAATTTTAAAGTTAACAATATAGGTAAAGTACTAATTAAAGGAAGAACTTTATTTGATATTATTGACAAAATTAGTTCTAATGATATTTCTATTGAAAAAAACGATGAAAAATCCTTACAAATCAGCAGTAATAATTTTTCATGTGAATTAAATTTATTAGATGCAGAAAATTATCCGATGATTGAATTTGAACATGAAGGTTGAATTCAATTTACTCTATCAGTTGAATGAATTAACAAAATTAGCAACAAATTAAATAATTTCACAGTTAATTCAACTAGTAAAATTGGTCCAATGACAGGTTTTAGTTTTGATACTACACATAGAGATAATCTTTTAGAAGTTTTAGCAACAAACTCACATCATTTGGGTTATTTAAATTTTGAACAACAATTACCAAAATTTTTAATTATTATTGATCCTGAAACACTAAAATTCATTATTTCTATCGTAAGTAATAAAAACAAAATTAAAGAAATCACTTTTTTTACAAACAAACAAAAGATTATTTTTGAAATTGAAGGTAATTGATATCGTTCTACTTTAATTGATGGAGAATATCCAACTCATTACAAGGTAATTGAAAATGAACGTAAATATCAAATTAGTTTCAAAAAGAATGAATTAAATGAAGCACTAAAAATTGCTTCGGTTGTAGCAACTTCAAATGATATTAATAAAAAACCTTCGATCCAACTAAAGATTACACCAAAAACACTAGAAGTTTCAACTAGAACGATGCAATTAGGTTCAACATTCCAAGAAGTTAACTTAATTACTTCAAATGTCGATGTTAATTTTGAATTTATTTTAAACATTAACTATCTTGAACATATTTTAAAAGCACTGGATACTGATGTAATTAATTTAGAATTTAATGAATCAAACAAATCATTAATTTTTAAAAATCAAAACGACAACTCAGCTGCTTATTTAGTGTTACCAATTAGATTTTAA
- a CDS encoding glycosyl transferase superfamily protein, whose amino-acid sequence MKIIITAAGKGKRFKEIGIKEEKYQITVKNKSLLYWSLISLKNLFNCEFIFIFQKKNYKKDFVERELKKIGINHFRIILINHLTKGQAATAMIAEPYIDKNEEIIIFNIDTHLNPKIIKKEIFNSDGVIVTTKAKGDQWSFAKTKNKSNKVIEVSEKKRISTNASVGLYYFKFWSDFINAYKKVSKNVKKQYKEIYINPLYQYLIDQDKDITIHGIPLKCLNCLGTPKEVKKFDPDWDI is encoded by the coding sequence ATGAAAATAATTATTACTGCTGCAGGAAAAGGGAAGAGATTTAAGGAAATCGGCATAAAAGAAGAAAAATATCAAATTACAGTTAAAAATAAATCTCTTTTATATTGATCTTTGATTTCGCTAAAAAATTTATTTAATTGTGAATTTATTTTTATTTTTCAAAAGAAAAACTACAAAAAAGATTTTGTTGAAAGAGAATTGAAAAAAATAGGTATTAACCACTTCAGAATAATTTTAATTAATCATTTAACAAAAGGTCAAGCAGCGACAGCAATGATAGCAGAACCATACATTGATAAAAACGAAGAAATAATTATTTTTAACATAGATACACACTTGAATCCAAAAATAATTAAAAAAGAAATTTTCAATAGTGATGGGGTAATTGTTACAACGAAAGCTAAAGGTGATCAATGAAGTTTTGCCAAAACTAAGAATAAATCTAATAAAGTAATTGAAGTAAGTGAAAAGAAAAGAATTTCCACTAACGCTAGCGTTGGTTTGTATTACTTTAAATTTTGATCAGACTTTATTAATGCTTATAAAAAAGTTAGCAAAAACGTAAAAAAACAATATAAAGAAATCTATATTAATCCTTTATATCAATATTTAATTGACCAAGACAAAGACATCACTATTCATGGCATTCCGCTTAAGTGTTTAAATTGTTTAGGCACACCGAAAGAAGTGAAAAAATTTGATCCAGATTGAGATATTTAA
- a CDS encoding glycosyltransferase group 2-family protein, whose amino-acid sequence MFQIKARDKINKFNFVKKIVNIFSLLILSVITTSLLFAFLITGNKHLVFINVLFSSLAIPGYFLIQSIWTTLYKDYLWRKTKYEFLEIVHKTKIPEKNNKVVFVYTTHDDFFESRFLQVTKQTYKNIEYWISDGSEKKHNIKRVEEFAKKHNINYFSLGRPSINKGDNLNTFILKSGAKFDYIVIMDADVHVDINFVETSLKLFNSENNKSKKLGYISPCVFNYGSKSLFSNWGRNFFGVFQCLAEQIRFFSPFDRTELFGACAIIKKEMLVDINKNKKPLFSEGCLEDVYTSWFGCKQGWNGVINVLSNCSEMFDRTIFALHKRLLRIYDWTVKYTKENKFKNYQERYENREMIDFLIVILPIILIFVILVVLPAVSSLFLIFFSETISNIYLWLPQLVFLSVITISFLFYYLYFNHYSQKGIVYRICSLITFFLIIITLLPEYVKHFINSYFFSKYSDFTPSIKTDKQAQNEKKLIYLLRFKILLVIATSILIFLLVFFGIKSGMFINPKQNILFCILFWIAIYPLGFMWLSSIAYIILAITSKIISNPNYNDEDELKNICLESMKFEKTINKFYLDHPEIKKSERLIKYE is encoded by the coding sequence ATGTTTCAAATTAAAGCAAGAGATAAAATTAATAAATTTAATTTTGTAAAAAAGATAGTTAATATATTTTCTTTATTAATATTGTCAGTAATTACGACAAGTTTATTATTTGCTTTTTTGATAACTGGCAACAAACACTTAGTTTTTATAAATGTTTTATTTAGTTCATTAGCAATTCCAGGATATTTTTTGATTCAATCTATTTGAACTACTTTGTATAAAGATTATTTATGAAGAAAGACAAAGTATGAATTTTTAGAAATTGTTCACAAAACAAAAATTCCAGAGAAAAACAACAAAGTTGTTTTTGTTTACACAACCCACGATGATTTTTTTGAATCTAGATTTCTTCAAGTAACAAAACAAACATACAAAAATATTGAATATTGAATTTCGGATGGCTCTGAAAAAAAACACAATATTAAAAGAGTAGAAGAATTTGCTAAAAAACACAACATAAATTATTTTTCTCTAGGTCGCCCAAGCATAAACAAAGGAGACAATTTAAATACCTTTATTTTAAAAAGTGGAGCAAAATTTGACTACATTGTGATCATGGATGCTGACGTACATGTGGATATTAATTTTGTAGAAACAAGTTTAAAATTATTTAATAGTGAAAACAATAAATCTAAAAAATTAGGATATATATCTCCTTGTGTTTTTAATTATGGTTCAAAGTCATTATTTAGCAATTGAGGAAGAAACTTTTTTGGTGTTTTCCAATGTTTAGCAGAACAAATAAGATTCTTTTCTCCATTTGATAGAACAGAATTATTTGGTGCATGTGCAATTATAAAAAAAGAAATGTTGGTTGACATAAACAAAAATAAAAAACCATTATTTTCTGAGGGTTGTTTAGAAGATGTATATACATCTTGGTTTGGATGTAAACAAGGTTGGAATGGAGTAATTAATGTTTTATCTAATTGCAGCGAAATGTTTGATAGAACTATTTTTGCCTTACACAAAAGACTACTTCGCATTTATGATTGAACTGTTAAATATACAAAAGAAAATAAATTTAAAAACTATCAAGAAAGATACGAAAACAGGGAAATGATTGATTTCCTTATTGTTATATTGCCAATAATATTAATTTTTGTTATTCTTGTTGTTTTACCAGCTGTTTCTTCTTTATTTCTAATATTTTTCAGCGAAACAATAAGCAACATATATTTGTGGCTACCACAACTAGTATTTTTAAGTGTAATTACAATTAGTTTTTTATTTTATTACTTATATTTTAATCATTATTCACAAAAAGGAATTGTTTATCGTATTTGTAGCTTAATAACATTTTTCTTAATAATAATTACATTATTGCCTGAATATGTAAAACACTTTATCAATTCATATTTCTTTTCTAAATATTCTGATTTTACTCCATCTATAAAAACAGATAAACAAGCACAAAATGAAAAAAAATTAATATATTTACTTCGCTTCAAAATATTGTTAGTTATCGCCACATCAATACTTATATTTTTATTAGTATTTTTTGGAATAAAAAGTGGAATGTTTATAAATCCTAAACAAAATATTCTATTTTGTATTTTATTTTGAATAGCAATATATCCATTAGGATTTATGTGACTTTCTTCAATTGCGTATATTATTTTGGCAATAACATCAAAAATAATTAGTAATCCAAATTACAACGATGAAGACGAATTAAAAAACATTTGTCTTGAATCAATGAAATTTGAAAAAACAATTAATAAATTTTATTTAGATCATCCAGAAATTAAAAAAAGTGAAAGATTAATTAAATATGAATAA
- a CDS encoding phosphotransferase, whose translation MNKQIKNIRFFNHIKINKDETVTKLCNSNDKFYQDKFLNEINWLLKAKKIIPSYIPEIISYSLNRNNLWIKYKQIKFDTIHDLLINNQEINWSDFIKSLKKYFDLTSQIQPKIKESEEVEWNKKLNNFYFKRTIQNVNKTEKEILHSDNKTNNLFFEYDEIVINNKKYPSLKQLKKHFLNLIDKPEGIWKELCQINKSKRICFCHLDMVFSNIFFNSDNNIKLIDARGSFDDSKEYGDQLYDYAKLWQCINGLYDFIVEDKFELSIEENKIEYKILNPNLDDIKRKFLELFPKKDHQKIFLIEALQFLNMPPYHKDKPNRQTIMICIGIEHLINLIGDSWK comes from the coding sequence ATGAATAAGCAAATAAAAAACATTCGTTTTTTTAATCACATTAAGATTAATAAAGACGAAACAGTAACAAAATTATGCAATTCAAATGATAAATTCTATCAAGATAAATTTTTAAATGAAATAAATTGATTGCTTAAAGCAAAGAAAATAATTCCAAGTTATATTCCAGAAATAATTAGTTATTCATTAAATAGAAATAACTTATGAATTAAATATAAACAAATTAAATTTGATACAATTCACGATTTGTTAATTAATAATCAAGAAATCAATTGAAGCGATTTTATAAAATCGTTAAAAAAATATTTTGATTTAACATCACAAATTCAACCAAAAATAAAAGAATCAGAAGAAGTTGAATGAAATAAAAAGCTAAATAATTTTTATTTCAAAAGAACAATACAAAACGTAAACAAAACAGAAAAAGAAATTTTGCATAGCGACAACAAAACAAACAATTTATTTTTCGAATATGATGAAATTGTAATAAACAATAAAAAATATCCGTCACTTAAACAATTAAAAAAACATTTTTTAAATTTAATTGATAAACCAGAAGGAATTTGAAAAGAATTATGTCAAATTAATAAAAGCAAAAGAATTTGTTTTTGTCATTTAGATATGGTATTTTCAAATATTTTTTTCAATAGTGACAACAACATCAAATTAATCGATGCTCGAGGCTCATTTGATGATTCAAAAGAATATGGTGACCAGCTATACGACTATGCTAAATTATGACAATGCATTAATGGGTTATATGATTTTATCGTTGAAGACAAATTTGAATTATCTATAGAAGAAAACAAAATAGAATATAAGATTTTAAATCCAAACCTTGATGATATAAAGAGAAAATTTTTAGAATTATTTCCAAAAAAAGATCACCAAAAAATATTTTTAATCGAAGCTTTACAATTTTTAAATATGCCACCATATCATAAAGATAAACCTAATAGACAAACAATTATGATCTGTATTGGTATAGAACACTTAATTAATTTAATTGGAGATTCATGAAAATAA
- the tdk gene encoding thymidine kinase: protein MKLNAFNKHKGWIEAICGPMCAGKSEELLRRINRFKYADISYLLFKPKLDTRSKGSVKSRDGRVINAIEITSSMDIINHLKSEKECDRTYDAIAIDEAQFLDEDLGAVCDSLANKGYVVYVAGLDLDFRGEPFKPISSVLSYADIVTKLTAICTICGADANRTQRLINGKSAKYDDPLIVVGDTDAYEARCRAHHEIIGKKKVIK, encoded by the coding sequence ATGAAACTTAACGCCTTTAATAAACACAAAGGATGAATAGAAGCTATTTGTGGTCCAATGTGCGCTGGAAAATCAGAAGAATTATTAAGACGAATTAATCGTTTTAAATATGCTGATATTTCCTACTTATTATTTAAACCAAAACTAGATACACGTTCTAAAGGAAGCGTTAAGTCACGTGATGGAAGAGTAATTAACGCAATTGAAATTACTTCTTCAATGGATATTATTAATCATTTAAAGAGCGAAAAAGAATGTGATCGTACTTATGATGCGATTGCAATTGATGAAGCACAATTTCTAGATGAAGACCTTGGAGCTGTATGCGATTCATTGGCAAACAAAGGTTATGTAGTATATGTGGCTGGATTAGATTTAGATTTCCGTGGTGAACCATTTAAACCAATTAGTTCTGTATTAAGCTATGCTGATATTGTTACAAAATTGACAGCAATTTGTACAATTTGTGGAGCAGATGCTAACCGAACACAACGCTTAATTAATGGAAAATCAGCAAAATATGATGATCCATTAATTGTTGTTGGTGATACAGATGCATATGAAGCAAGATGCCGTGCCCATCACGAAATTATTGGCAAAAAGAAAGTTATCAAATAA